One genomic region from Cellulomonas fengjieae encodes:
- the argJ gene encoding bifunctional glutamate N-acetyltransferase/amino-acid acetyltransferase ArgJ produces the protein MTIDEHAPTSAGVTAAAGFRAAGVTAGLKPSGRPDLALVVNDGPSQAAAAVFTTNRVVGAPVVWSRQVVSDGVVSAVVLNSGGANVCTGPDGFLDVHVTAEKVGTALEVSPGDVVVCSTGLIGERLPIDTLLAGVDLAVEALSPDGGPDAAVAIMTTDTVPKTAHVHVDGEQGGWTVGGMAKGAGMLAPGLATMLCVITTDAVLDAETAASALRAATAQTFDRIDSDGCMSTSDTVTLLVSGASRAVPEPADFTAALTQVCAELARALVADAEGATHDIAVTVTGAQTQDAGLAVARAVTRSNLFKAAMFGNDPNWGRVLAQVGTVPESVAAFDPDQLDVTINGVQVCKAGVAFRPRSEVDLAANREVHVLIDLHAGDEAVTVWTNDLTHDYVHENSAYST, from the coding sequence GTGACCATCGACGAGCACGCCCCGACCTCCGCGGGCGTCACCGCTGCTGCGGGCTTTCGCGCCGCGGGCGTCACGGCGGGGCTCAAGCCGTCGGGGCGCCCGGACCTCGCGCTCGTCGTCAACGACGGGCCGTCGCAGGCCGCCGCGGCGGTGTTCACCACCAACCGGGTGGTCGGCGCGCCGGTCGTCTGGTCGCGTCAGGTCGTGTCCGACGGGGTGGTCAGCGCCGTCGTGCTCAACTCCGGCGGCGCCAACGTCTGCACGGGGCCGGACGGCTTCCTGGACGTCCACGTGACCGCCGAGAAGGTGGGCACCGCGCTCGAGGTCTCCCCGGGCGACGTCGTCGTGTGCTCCACGGGCCTCATCGGTGAGCGTCTGCCCATCGACACCCTGCTCGCCGGCGTGGACCTCGCGGTGGAGGCGCTCTCGCCCGACGGCGGACCGGACGCGGCCGTCGCGATCATGACCACCGACACGGTCCCGAAGACCGCCCACGTGCACGTCGACGGGGAGCAGGGCGGGTGGACCGTCGGTGGCATGGCCAAGGGCGCCGGGATGCTCGCGCCCGGGCTGGCCACCATGCTCTGCGTGATCACCACCGACGCGGTGCTGGACGCCGAGACGGCGGCATCGGCGCTGCGGGCCGCGACCGCGCAGACGTTCGACCGCATCGACTCGGACGGCTGCATGTCGACCTCCGACACCGTGACCCTGCTCGTCTCGGGCGCCAGCCGGGCCGTGCCGGAGCCGGCCGACTTCACGGCGGCCCTCACGCAGGTCTGCGCCGAGCTGGCCCGCGCGCTCGTCGCCGACGCGGAGGGGGCGACGCACGACATCGCGGTCACCGTGACCGGCGCGCAGACGCAGGACGCCGGGCTCGCGGTGGCCCGTGCGGTCACCCGCTCCAACCTGTTCAAGGCCGCGATGTTCGGCAACGACCCCAACTGGGGTCGGGTCCTGGCGCAGGTGGGGACGGTGCCGGAGAGCGTCGCCGCCTTCGACCCCGACCAGCTCGACGTCACCATCAACGGTGTCCAGGTGTGCAAGGCGGGCGTGGCCTTCCGGCCGCGTTCGGAGGTCGACCTGGCGGCGAACCGCGAGGTCCACGTGCTGATCGACCTGCACGCGGGCGACGAGGCCGTCACCGTCTGGACCAACGACCTCACGCACGACTACGTCCACGAGAACAGCGCGTACTCCACATGA
- the argB gene encoding acetylglutamate kinase, translating to MTDFQFNTRTDLRADQKAEVLIEALPWLQKFSGALVVVKYGGNAMIDDGLKRAFAEDMVFLRQVGLKPVVVHGGGPQINAMLVRLGIESEFRGGLRVTTPEAMEVVRMVLTGQVSRELVGLLNAHGPHAVGLSGEDGGLFQARRRTAIVDGHSVDIGLVGDVVKVNPGAVLDLLDAGRIPVVSTVAPDIDDPTTVLNVNADTAAAALAVALGARKLIVLTDVEGLYTSWPDRGSLVRRLSASALAEILPTLDAGMRPKMEACWRAVEGGVGRAHVIDGRAPHSILVEVFTSDGIGTMVLPDEEPPDAPFTAPIPVVPHPNTEVTA from the coding sequence ATGACCGACTTCCAGTTCAACACCCGCACGGACCTGCGCGCCGACCAGAAGGCCGAGGTCCTCATCGAGGCGCTGCCCTGGCTGCAGAAGTTCTCGGGCGCGCTCGTCGTCGTGAAGTACGGCGGCAACGCGATGATCGACGACGGCTTGAAGCGGGCGTTCGCCGAGGACATGGTCTTCCTGCGCCAGGTGGGCCTCAAGCCGGTCGTGGTGCACGGCGGGGGACCGCAGATCAACGCGATGCTCGTCCGGCTCGGCATCGAGTCGGAGTTCCGCGGCGGGCTGCGCGTCACCACCCCCGAGGCGATGGAGGTCGTCCGGATGGTGCTCACCGGGCAGGTCTCGCGTGAGCTGGTCGGGCTGCTGAACGCGCACGGGCCGCACGCCGTCGGGCTGTCGGGCGAGGACGGCGGCCTCTTCCAGGCCCGCCGCCGGACCGCGATCGTCGACGGCCACAGCGTGGACATCGGCCTGGTGGGGGACGTCGTCAAGGTGAACCCCGGCGCCGTGCTCGACCTGCTCGACGCGGGCCGGATCCCGGTGGTGTCCACCGTCGCGCCCGACATCGACGACCCGACCACCGTGCTCAACGTCAACGCCGACACGGCGGCCGCCGCGCTCGCGGTCGCACTCGGTGCGCGCAAGCTCATCGTGCTCACCGACGTGGAGGGGCTCTACACCAGCTGGCCGGACCGCGGCTCGCTCGTGCGGCGCCTGTCCGCCAGCGCCCTCGCGGAGATCCTGCCGACCCTCGACGCCGGCATGCGCCCGAAGATGGAGGCCTGCTGGCGCGCCGTGGAAGGCGGCGTCGGCCGCGCCCACGTCATCGACGGCCGCGCACCCCACTCGATCCTGGTCGAGGTGTTCACCTCCGACGGCATCGGCACCATGGTGCTGCCCGACGAGGAACCGCCCGACGCCCCGTTCACCGCGCCGATCCCCGTGGTGCCGCACCCCAACACCGAGGTGACCGCATGA
- a CDS encoding acetylornithine transaminase: MTVENTGLRARHRSPDGPDGPAVAVPAVDGSVAQWTERYTHAVMDTFGAPQRVLVRGEGPYVWDADGRRYLDLLGGIAVNSLGHAHPTLTAAISAQLGTLGHVSNFFASPTQIAFSERLLSLAGAPEGSRVFLTNSGTEANEAAFKLARRNGGTQRPRILALEGSFHGRSMGALALTHKAAYREPFEPLPAGVEFLPFGDTAALDAAFAVDGDRVAALFLEPIQGEAGVRPLPPGYLAHARALTAQHGALLVLDEVQTGMGRTGTWFAHHLPHLGGGVVPDAVTVAKGLGGGFPVGALIAYGERTATLLGRGQHGTTFGGNPVASAAGLATIAVIERDGLLAHVTELGSSLRGRLASTGNPLVAEVRGEGLLIGVELTAPVAATVASRALEDGFIVNPCTPTTVRLAPPFLLTHEQAGQFVEFLTTLREDLS; the protein is encoded by the coding sequence ATGACCGTCGAGAACACGGGCCTCCGGGCGCGGCACCGGTCGCCCGACGGCCCCGACGGCCCGGCGGTCGCGGTCCCCGCGGTCGACGGCTCGGTCGCGCAGTGGACCGAGCGGTACACGCACGCGGTCATGGACACCTTCGGTGCGCCGCAGCGCGTCCTGGTCCGCGGCGAGGGTCCCTACGTGTGGGACGCCGACGGCCGGCGGTACCTCGACCTCCTCGGCGGCATCGCGGTGAACTCCCTGGGCCACGCCCACCCGACGCTGACCGCCGCGATCAGCGCCCAGCTCGGCACGCTCGGGCACGTCTCCAACTTCTTCGCCAGCCCGACGCAGATCGCCTTCTCGGAGCGCCTGCTCTCGCTGGCCGGTGCCCCCGAGGGCTCGCGCGTCTTCCTCACCAACTCCGGTACCGAGGCCAACGAGGCGGCGTTCAAGCTCGCGCGGCGCAACGGCGGGACGCAGCGCCCGCGGATCCTCGCGCTCGAGGGGTCGTTCCACGGCCGCTCGATGGGCGCCCTGGCGCTGACCCACAAGGCGGCGTACCGGGAGCCCTTCGAGCCGCTGCCCGCGGGCGTCGAGTTCCTGCCGTTCGGCGACACGGCCGCCCTGGACGCCGCCTTCGCGGTCGACGGCGACCGGGTGGCGGCCCTGTTCCTCGAGCCCATCCAGGGCGAGGCGGGCGTCCGACCGCTGCCGCCGGGGTACCTCGCGCACGCCCGCGCGCTCACCGCGCAGCACGGGGCCCTCCTCGTCCTCGACGAGGTCCAGACCGGCATGGGCCGGACCGGTACCTGGTTCGCCCACCACCTGCCCCACCTCGGCGGCGGCGTGGTGCCCGATGCCGTCACCGTGGCGAAGGGCCTCGGCGGCGGGTTCCCCGTCGGTGCGCTCATCGCGTACGGCGAGCGCACCGCGACGCTGCTCGGCCGGGGTCAGCACGGGACGACGTTCGGCGGCAACCCCGTGGCGTCGGCCGCCGGGCTCGCGACGATCGCCGTGATCGAGCGCGACGGGCTCCTCGCCCACGTGACCGAGCTCGGCTCGTCGCTGCGCGGCCGGCTGGCGAGCACCGGGAACCCCCTCGTCGCCGAGGTGCGTGGCGAGGGCCTGCTCATCGGCGTCGAGCTGACCGCGCCCGTGGCGGCGACGGTCGCCTCCCGGGCGCTCGAGGACGGCTTCATCGTCAACCCCTGCACCCCGACCACCGTGCGGCTCGCGCCGCCGTTCCTGCTCACCCACGAGCAGGCGGGCCAGTTCGTGGAGTTCCTCACGACCCTCCGGGAGGACCTGTCATGA
- the argF gene encoding ornithine carbamoyltransferase, producing MTRHFLRDDDLSPRDQRDVLQLALAFRDDRFIRTPLTGPRAVAVIFDKPTLRTQVSFTAGIAELGGFPLSVDGKLARIGERESIEDTARVLGRQVAAIVWRTFSQERLERMAEHAGVPVVNALTDSFHPCQILADLTTIAQHRGGVGSLAGHTLAYVGDGANNMAHSYLLGGATAGLHVRIGTPEGYLPDASILADASAIAADTGGSVTVVHSIAEAVTGADAVATDTWVSMGQETEASERETPFVPFRVDAAAMALARPDALVLHCLPAYRGKEITADVLDGPQSVVWDEAENRLHAQKALLSWLVEG from the coding sequence ATGACCCGGCACTTCCTGCGTGACGACGATCTGTCCCCCCGCGACCAGCGCGACGTCCTCCAGCTCGCCCTTGCCTTCCGGGACGACCGGTTCATCCGGACGCCGCTGACGGGTCCGCGGGCGGTGGCCGTCATCTTCGACAAGCCGACCCTGCGCACGCAGGTGTCGTTCACGGCCGGGATCGCGGAGCTCGGCGGCTTCCCGCTGAGCGTCGACGGGAAGCTCGCCCGGATCGGGGAGCGGGAGTCCATCGAGGACACCGCACGGGTGCTCGGGCGGCAGGTCGCCGCCATCGTGTGGCGCACCTTCTCCCAGGAGCGCCTGGAGCGCATGGCCGAGCACGCCGGTGTCCCCGTGGTCAACGCCCTGACGGACAGCTTCCACCCGTGCCAGATCCTCGCGGACCTCACGACGATCGCGCAGCACCGTGGCGGTGTGGGCTCCCTGGCGGGACACACGCTGGCCTACGTGGGGGACGGGGCCAACAACATGGCGCACTCCTACCTGCTCGGTGGGGCGACGGCCGGTCTGCACGTGCGCATCGGCACGCCGGAGGGCTACCTGCCCGATGCGTCGATCCTCGCCGACGCGTCGGCCATCGCTGCCGACACCGGCGGGTCGGTGACGGTCGTCCACTCGATCGCCGAGGCGGTGACCGGCGCGGACGCCGTGGCCACCGACACGTGGGTCTCCATGGGCCAGGAGACCGAGGCGTCGGAGCGGGAGACGCCCTTCGTCCCGTTCCGCGTCGACGCCGCCGCGATGGCGCTGGCCCGGCCCGACGCCCTCGTCCTGCACTGCCTGCCCGCCTACCGCGGCAAGGAGATCACTGCCGACGTCCTCGACGGCCCCCAGTCGGTCGTCTGGGACGAGGCCGAGAACCGGCTGCACGCGCAGAAGGCGCTCCTGAGCTGGCTGGTGGAGGGCTAG
- a CDS encoding arginine repressor, giving the protein MSVTVPHTKAARHALVTALLTRGTVHSQQQLAELLTAEGVTVTQATLSRDLVELRAVKIRTPSGALAYTVPAEGGQRAPAAGPDWAPVGEEMLAARLARLCAELLVTAEASGNLVVLRTPPGAAQFFASAIDHSVLPAVLGTIAGDDTVLVIAREGETGAALAARFLALANDNPSRTRPSD; this is encoded by the coding sequence GTGAGCGTCACCGTCCCGCACACGAAGGCCGCCCGCCACGCGCTTGTCACGGCGCTGCTCACGCGCGGCACCGTGCACTCGCAGCAGCAGCTGGCGGAGCTGCTCACGGCGGAGGGCGTCACCGTCACGCAGGCGACGCTCTCGCGCGACCTGGTCGAGCTGCGCGCGGTCAAGATCCGCACGCCGTCCGGCGCCCTCGCGTACACGGTCCCCGCAGAGGGTGGCCAGCGCGCCCCGGCCGCGGGTCCCGACTGGGCCCCGGTGGGGGAGGAGATGCTGGCCGCCCGGCTCGCGCGCCTGTGCGCCGAGCTGCTGGTCACCGCGGAGGCGTCCGGCAACCTGGTCGTGCTGCGGACCCCGCCCGGTGCCGCGCAGTTCTTCGCGTCGGCCATCGACCACTCGGTGCTGCCCGCCGTGCTGGGCACGATCGCCGGCGACGACACCGTGCTGGTGATCGCCCGTGAGGGCGAGACCGGCGCCGCCCTGGCCGCGCGCTTCCTGGCGTTGGCCAACGACAACCCGTCGCGGACCCGTCCGTCAGACTGA
- a CDS encoding argininosuccinate synthase, with protein sequence MTERVVLAYSGGLDTSVGIGWIAEATGAEVIAVAVDVGQGGEDLNVIRQRALDCGAVEAYVADARDEFATEYCMPALKANALYLDRYPLVSALSRPVIVKHLVRAARQFGATTVAHGCTGKGNDQVRFEVGITSLAPDLTCLAPVRDLALTRDKAIDFATRNALPIETTKHNPFSIDQNVWGRAVETGFLEDIWNGPTKDVYTYTDDPTFPPVADEVVITFEAGIPVALDGVPVTPLQAIQEMNRRAGAQGIGRIDIVEDRLVGIKSREVYEAPGAIALIAAHQELENVTVEREQARFKRGVEQRWTELVYDGQWFSPLKKSLEVFVDDTQRYVSGDVRIVLHGGRATVTGRRSDASLYDFNLATYDTGDSFDQSAAKGFIEIYGLSSKLAAARDVRFGNGVDLGTQGGISG encoded by the coding sequence ATGACTGAGCGCGTCGTCCTTGCCTACTCCGGCGGCCTGGACACCTCCGTCGGCATCGGCTGGATCGCCGAGGCGACCGGTGCCGAGGTGATCGCCGTGGCGGTCGACGTCGGCCAGGGCGGCGAGGACCTCAACGTCATCCGCCAGCGCGCCCTGGACTGCGGCGCGGTGGAGGCCTACGTGGCCGACGCCCGCGACGAGTTCGCGACCGAGTACTGCATGCCCGCGCTCAAGGCGAACGCGCTCTACCTCGACCGCTACCCGCTGGTCTCGGCGCTGTCCCGGCCCGTCATCGTCAAGCACCTGGTGCGCGCCGCCCGCCAGTTCGGCGCGACGACGGTGGCCCACGGCTGCACGGGCAAGGGCAACGACCAGGTCCGCTTCGAGGTCGGCATCACCTCGCTCGCGCCCGACCTGACGTGCCTGGCGCCGGTCCGTGACCTCGCGCTGACCCGCGACAAGGCCATCGATTTCGCGACGCGCAACGCGCTGCCGATCGAGACGACCAAGCACAACCCGTTCTCGATCGACCAGAACGTCTGGGGTCGCGCCGTCGAGACGGGCTTCCTCGAGGACATCTGGAACGGTCCCACGAAGGACGTCTACACCTACACCGACGACCCCACGTTCCCGCCGGTCGCCGACGAGGTCGTCATCACCTTCGAGGCGGGCATCCCGGTCGCGCTCGACGGCGTGCCCGTCACGCCCCTGCAGGCCATCCAGGAGATGAACCGCCGAGCCGGTGCCCAGGGCATCGGCCGCATCGACATCGTCGAGGACCGCCTGGTCGGCATCAAGTCGCGCGAGGTCTACGAGGCGCCCGGCGCCATCGCCCTGATCGCGGCGCACCAGGAGCTCGAGAACGTCACGGTCGAGCGCGAGCAGGCCCGGTTCAAGCGCGGCGTCGAGCAGCGCTGGACCGAGCTCGTCTACGACGGCCAGTGGTTCTCGCCGCTGAAGAAGTCGCTCGAGGTGTTCGTGGACGACACGCAGCGCTATGTCTCCGGCGATGTGCGGATCGTCCTGCACGGCGGCCGCGCGACCGTCACGGGCCGCCGCTCGGACGCGAGCCTCTACGACTTCAACCTCGCGACGTACGACACGGGCGACTCCTTCGACCAGTCGGCCGCCAAGGGCTTCATCGAGATCTACGGCCTGTCCTCCAAGCTGGCCGCGGCGCGCGACGTGCGCTTCGGCAACGGCGTGGACCTCGGCACGCAGGGCGGCATCAGTGGCTGA